The following are encoded in a window of Gopherus flavomarginatus isolate rGopFla2 chromosome 10, rGopFla2.mat.asm, whole genome shotgun sequence genomic DNA:
- the LOC127059039 gene encoding tubulin alpha-1D chain: MRECISVHVGQAGVQIGNACWELYCLEHGIQPDGQMPSDKTIGGGDDSFNTFFSETGAGKHVPRAVFVDLEPTVIDEVRTGTYRQLFHPEQLITGKEDAANNYARGHYTIGKEIIDLVLDRIRKLADQCTGLQGFLIFHSFGGGTGSGFTSLLMERLSVDYGKKSKLEFSIYPAPQISTAVVEPYNSILTTHTTLEHSDCAFMVDNEAIYDICRRNLDIERPTYTNLNRLIGQIVSSITASLRFDGALNVDLTEFQTNLVPYPRIHFPLATYAPVISAEKAYHEQLSVAEITNACFEPANQMVKCDPRHGKYMACCLLYRGDVVPKDVNAAIATIKTKRSIQFVDWCPTGFKVGINYQPPTVVPGGDLAKVQRAVCMLSNTTAIAEAWARLDHKFDLMYAKRAFVHWYVGEGMEEGEFSEAREDMAALEKDYEEVGTDSVDGEGEEEEGDEY; this comes from the exons CGCGAGTGCATTTCCGTCCATGTCGGCCAGGCCGGCGTGCAGATTGGCAATGCCTGCTGGGAGCTGTACTGCCTGGAGCACGGCATCCAGCCGGACGGGCAGATGCCCAGCGACAAGACCATCGGGGGAGGGGACGACTCCTTCAACACCTTCTTCAGCGAGACGGGCGCCGGGAAGCACGTCCCCAGGGCCGTCTTCGTGGACCTGGAGCCCACCGTGATCG ACGAGGTTCGGACCGGCACTTACCGCCAGCTCTTCCACCCAGAGCAGCTCATCACCGGCAAGGAAGATGCTGCCAATAACTATGCCCGTGGGCACTACACAATCGGCAAGGAGATCATCGACCTGGTGCTGGACAGGATCCGGAAGCTG GCCGACCAGTGCACGGGGCTCCAGGGCTTCCTCATCTTCCACAGCTTCGGGGGTGGCACCGGCTCCGGATTCACCTCCCTGCTGATGGAGCGTCTCTCCGTTGACTATGGCAAGAAATCCAAGCTGGAGTTCTCCATCTACCCAGCGCCGCAGATATCCACTGCGGTGGTGGAGCCCTACAACTCCATCCTGACCACCCACACCACCCTAGAGCACTCGGACTGTGCCTTCATGGTAGACAACGAGGCCATCTATGACATCTGCCGCAGGAACCTGGACATCGAGCGCCCCACCTACACCAACCTGAACCGGCTGATAGGTCAGATTGTGTCCTCCATCACTGCCTCCCTCCGATTCGATGGTGCCCTCAATGTGGATCTGACTGAGTTCCAGACCAACCTGGTGCCCTACCCCCGTATCCACTTCCCACTGGCCACCTACGCCCCCGTCATCTCTGCAGAGAAGGCCTATCATGAGCAGCTCTCGGTGGCTGAGATCACAAACGCCTGCTTTGAGCCAGCCAACCAGATGGTGAAGTGTGACCCCCGCCATGGCAAATACATGGCCTGCTGCCTCTTGTACCGTGGTGACGTGGTACCCAAGGACGTCAATGCTGCTATTGCCACCATCAAAACCAAGCGCAGCATCCAGTTCGTAGACTGGTGCCCAACTGGCTTCAAGGTTGGTATCAACTACCAGCCTCCCACTGTGGTTCCTGGCGGTGACCTGGCCAAGGTGCAGCGGGCCGTGTGCATGCTGAGCAACACCACAGCCATTGCCGAGGCCTGGGCTCGGCTGGACCACAAGTTTGACCTGATGTATGCCAAGCGAGCCTTTGTGCACTGGTACGTGGGAGAGGGCATGGAGGAGGGGGAGTTCTCCGAGGCCCGGGAGGACATGGCTGCCCTGGAGAAGGATTACGAGGAGGTGGGGACAGACAGTGTGgatggagaaggagaggaagaggaaggtgATGAATACTAG